The following proteins come from a genomic window of Budorcas taxicolor isolate Tak-1 chromosome 24, Takin1.1, whole genome shotgun sequence:
- the RPL15 gene encoding 60S ribosomal protein L15 produces MGAYKYIQELWRKKQSDVMRFLLRVRCWQYRQLSALHRAPRPTRPDKARRLGYKAKQGYVIYRIRVRRGGRKRPVPKGATYGKPVHHGVNQLKFARSLQSVAEERAGRHCGALRVLNSYWVGEDSTYKFFEVILIDPFHKAIRRNPDTQWITRPVHKHREMRGLTSAGRKSRGLGKGHKFHHTIGGSRRAAWRRRNTLQLHRYR; encoded by the exons ATGGGCGCCTACAAGTACATCCAGGAGCTGTGGAGGAAGAAGCAGTCGGACGTGATGCGCTTCCTGCTGCGGGTGCGCTGCTGGCAGTACCGCCAGCTCTCGGCGCTGCACCGCGCCCCGCGCCCCACCCGGCCCGACAAGGCGCGCAGGCTGGGCTACAAGGCCAAACAAG GCTATGTCATATACCGGATCCGTGTGCGCCGCGGGGGCCGCAAACGCCCAGTTCCTAAAGGTGCCACCTACGGCAAGCCTGTGCACCATGGTGTCAACCAGCTCAAGTTCGCTCGAAGCCTGCAGTCGGTTGCGGAG GAGCGCGCTGGCCGCCACTGTGGGGCCCTGAGGGTCCTGAATTCCTACTGGGTTGGTGAAGATTCTACGTACAAATTCTTTGAGGTTATTCTCATTGATCCATTCCATAAAGCTATCAGAAGAAACCCTGACACCCAGTGGATCACCAGACCAGTTCACAAGCACAGGGAGATGCGGGGGCTGACGTCTGCGGGCAGAAAGAGCCGCGGCCTGGGCAAGGGCCACAAGTTCCACCACACTATCGGTGGCTCTCGCCGAGCAGCGTGGAGAAGGCGCAATACTCTCCAGCTCCACCGCTACCGCTAA